From Candidatus Sphingomonas colombiensis, one genomic window encodes:
- a CDS encoding PLP-dependent cysteine synthase family protein gives MNAPSPIVPHRDVVRDSAEHRVWLTEAIRRIEADFNRSADTHLIRVDLPRYPGITLYLKDESSHPTGSLKHRLARSLFLYALCNEWIGPNTCVIEASSGSTAVSEAYFARMLGLRFIAVVPATTAAPKLDAIRFEGGEIHTVDDPRTVYDVAQRLAAETGGHYIDQFTYAERATDWRGNNNIAESIFSQMAREERPIPDWVVCGAGTGGTSATIGRFIRYQRHATRLLVADPIHSVFHQHYADRSVSQLPEGCASCIEGIGRPRVEPSFVPGVIDRMIAVDDAESVGAMRALSDRLGRRVGGSTGTNLWACTQLVEEMAVAGERGSIVTLLCDGGERYGCTYYDDAWLAERGIEWRSAAERVSSLWR, from the coding sequence ATGAACGCGCCGTCCCCAATCGTTCCACACCGCGACGTCGTGCGGGATTCGGCAGAACATCGCGTGTGGCTGACCGAGGCGATCCGGCGGATCGAGGCCGATTTCAACCGCTCCGCCGATACGCACCTGATCCGCGTGGATCTGCCGCGCTATCCCGGCATCACATTGTATCTGAAGGATGAAAGCTCACATCCGACGGGCAGCCTGAAGCACCGTCTCGCGCGCTCGCTGTTCCTTTATGCGCTGTGTAATGAGTGGATCGGGCCGAACACCTGCGTGATCGAGGCATCGTCCGGCTCGACCGCGGTGAGCGAAGCCTATTTCGCGCGGATGCTCGGGCTGCGCTTCATCGCGGTGGTGCCCGCAACGACGGCCGCGCCCAAGCTCGACGCGATCCGCTTCGAGGGGGGCGAGATTCACACCGTCGACGATCCTCGCACGGTCTATGACGTGGCGCAGCGGCTCGCGGCGGAAACCGGCGGCCATTATATCGACCAGTTCACCTATGCCGAGCGCGCGACCGACTGGCGCGGCAACAACAATATCGCCGAAAGCATCTTCTCGCAGATGGCGCGCGAGGAACGGCCGATCCCCGATTGGGTCGTCTGCGGCGCCGGGACCGGCGGCACCTCCGCCACGATCGGCCGGTTCATCCGCTATCAGCGCCACGCCACACGTTTGCTCGTCGCCGATCCGATCCATTCCGTATTTCATCAGCATTATGCGGACAGGAGCGTTTCGCAGCTTCCGGAGGGTTGCGCCTCGTGCATCGAAGGCATCGGCCGCCCGCGCGTCGAGCCGAGCTTCGTGCCCGGCGTGATCGACCGGATGATCGCAGTGGACGATGCCGAGAGCGTCGGCGCGATGCGCGCGCTGTCCGATCGGCTTGGCCGGCGCGTCGGCGGCTCCACCGGCACCAACCTGTGGGCCTGCACGCAACTGGTGGAGGAAATGGCCGTCGCCGGCGAGCGGGGCAGCATCGTCACCCTGCTGTGCGATGGCGGAGAGCGCTACGGCTGCACCTATTATGACGACGCGTGGCTTGCCGAACGCGGCATCGAATGGCGGAGCGCGGCGGAGCGGGTCTCCTCGCTCTGGCGTTAG
- a CDS encoding fatty acid desaturase, which yields MTTITLDREAAPASAGRPPIADDRAMLKAAADLTRDINAPRPGIYWGDFLGSVALGYAGLVSAIALHSTAWTIVAGVIAVLALYRALSFIHELTHVRHAALPGFRFAYNMFIGVPMLVPSFMYEGVHNLHHARTRYGTADDPEYLPLALMKPWTLPVFIIVAALAPVALIFRYGVLSPLSLVIPPLRRAVVERYSALTINPSFRRRMPEGEFRTQWIRIETACALWAIALIALVATGTLPVRAFAIMLAVASGVAVLNQVRTLVAHLWENEGEAMTVTAQYLDSVNVPPPGLLPALWAPVGLRYHALHHLLPGVPYHSLGEAHRRLTAALEPVSPYHNANYRSLPYLVGKIARSTMLPRG from the coding sequence ATGACGACCATTACCCTCGATCGGGAAGCCGCGCCGGCAAGCGCGGGTCGCCCGCCCATCGCCGATGACCGCGCGATGCTGAAAGCCGCGGCGGACCTGACGCGCGATATCAACGCGCCGCGCCCGGGCATCTATTGGGGCGACTTTCTCGGATCGGTCGCGCTCGGTTATGCCGGGCTGGTATCGGCGATCGCGCTTCATTCGACCGCGTGGACGATTGTCGCCGGGGTGATTGCGGTGCTCGCGCTATATCGCGCGCTCAGCTTCATTCACGAGCTGACCCACGTGCGCCATGCGGCACTGCCGGGTTTCCGTTTCGCCTATAATATGTTCATCGGTGTGCCGATGCTGGTGCCATCCTTCATGTACGAAGGCGTGCATAACCTGCATCACGCGCGCACCCGATATGGCACGGCGGACGATCCCGAATATCTGCCGCTCGCGCTGATGAAGCCGTGGACCTTGCCCGTGTTCATCATCGTCGCGGCGCTGGCCCCGGTTGCGTTGATCTTCCGTTATGGCGTGTTGTCGCCGCTTTCGCTGGTGATCCCGCCGCTGCGCCGCGCGGTGGTGGAGCGTTATTCCGCGCTCACCATCAATCCCTCGTTCCGTCGCCGGATGCCGGAAGGCGAGTTCCGCACGCAGTGGATTCGGATCGAGACTGCCTGCGCGCTGTGGGCGATCGCGCTGATCGCGCTGGTTGCGACCGGCACGCTGCCGGTGCGTGCATTCGCCATCATGCTGGCGGTCGCTTCCGGCGTCGCCGTGCTCAATCAGGTCCGCACGCTGGTCGCGCATCTGTGGGAGAATGAAGGCGAGGCGATGACCGTCACCGCGCAATATCTCGATTCGGTCAACGTGCCGCCGCCGGGGCTGCTGCCCGCGCTATGGGCGCCGGTGGGTCTGCGCTATCACGCGCTGCATCACCTGTTGCCCGGCGTGCCTTATCATTCGCTGGGCGAGGCGCATCGGCGGCTGACGGCGGCGCTGGAGCCGGTGTCGCCCTATCACAACGCCAATTATCGCAGCTTGCCCTATCTGGTCGGCAAGATCGCGCGGAGCACGATGCTGCCGCGCGGCTGA
- a CDS encoding acyl carrier protein — protein MSDRDTILTAIKAQIEAFNKKGIAISDATTFQGDLEWDSLTVMDFVAAIEDEFDIIITMNMQAEIETVGQLADAVAKLKA, from the coding sequence ATGAGCGACCGCGATACCATTCTCACCGCCATCAAGGCGCAGATCGAAGCCTTCAACAAAAAGGGCATCGCGATCAGCGATGCCACCACATTTCAGGGCGACCTGGAATGGGATAGCCTGACCGTGATGGATTTCGTCGCCGCGATCGAGGACGAATTCGACATCATCATCACGATGAACATGCAGGCTGAAATCGAAACGGTCGGTCAGTTGGCCGATGCCGTAGCCAAGCTGAAGGCGTGA
- the lptG gene encoding LPS export ABC transporter permease LptG, with product MTSFFPSRTISIYMGRMFLVRTFGILAGLVLVLQALDLLGESGKILAVPGNGDGQVWYYVSLRAPQIIARFLPFSVLLGTILTLITMNQNSEVIALKGAGMSAHQVLAPLIVASIGVAALSFAFNDRIVPRATATLNQWQKVDYGPMPIDRGNRTNVWVRSDVDLIEVDRIKGRGEAAQLGGITVYDRHGGELRAIITAPHGKRSGDGWAIWPTQRFDVASGKVTKLGQTMIAAGVTPDQFTLASVDADELSFGALKEAIDDLGAAGRPTKSLEGALWHKLSGPLSSVLMPLLGAVAAFGIARSGKLFVRAVIGMALGFAYFVADNFALAMGNLGAYPPFLAAWAPFLLFLFIGETVLLRTEE from the coding sequence ATGACCTCGTTTTTCCCGTCTCGCACCATCTCGATCTACATGGGCCGGATGTTCCTCGTCCGGACGTTCGGAATCCTCGCCGGGCTGGTCCTTGTCCTTCAGGCGTTGGATCTGCTCGGGGAATCGGGCAAGATTCTCGCCGTGCCGGGCAATGGCGACGGCCAGGTTTGGTATTATGTCTCGCTGCGCGCGCCGCAGATCATCGCGCGCTTCCTGCCGTTCTCCGTGCTGCTCGGGACGATCCTGACGCTGATCACGATGAACCAGAACAGCGAAGTGATTGCGCTGAAGGGCGCCGGCATGTCCGCGCATCAGGTGCTGGCGCCGTTGATCGTCGCCAGCATTGGCGTCGCGGCGCTGAGCTTCGCCTTCAACGATCGCATCGTGCCGCGCGCGACCGCCACGCTCAATCAATGGCAGAAGGTCGATTACGGGCCGATGCCGATCGATCGAGGGAACCGCACGAACGTGTGGGTACGTTCCGACGTAGATCTGATCGAGGTCGATCGGATCAAGGGGCGCGGTGAGGCCGCGCAACTCGGCGGCATCACCGTCTATGATCGGCACGGGGGCGAATTGCGCGCGATCATCACCGCGCCGCATGGCAAGCGATCGGGCGATGGCTGGGCGATCTGGCCAACGCAACGTTTCGATGTCGCCAGCGGCAAGGTGACAAAGCTTGGCCAAACCATGATCGCCGCCGGCGTGACGCCCGATCAGTTCACGCTCGCCTCGGTCGACGCGGACGAGTTGTCGTTCGGCGCGCTCAAGGAGGCGATCGACGATCTCGGCGCGGCCGGCCGCCCGACCAAATCGCTGGAAGGCGCGTTGTGGCACAAATTGTCCGGGCCGCTTTCCTCCGTGCTGATGCCGTTGCTCGGCGCGGTGGCGGCGTTCGGCATCGCGCGTTCGGGCAAATTGTTCGTCCGCGCGGTGATCGGGATGGCGCTTGGCTTCGCCTATTTCGTCGCGGACAATTTCGCGCTGGCGATGGGCAATCTCGGCGCCTACCCGCCGTTCCTCGCGGCCTGGGCTCCGTTCCTGCTGTTCCTGTTCATCGGCGAAACGGTGCTGCTGCGCACCGAGGAATGA
- a CDS encoding ATP-binding protein has product MLAVMGVLGIAVLFGLIVTLGEANRQRDRAIRLQSHSYDIMVLARTLGGTIAESEASLGRFVISGDKQLGRLYYDEWQLAGKQIERLATLTRQSDSQARRMGQLRRAYEERGKELSLIALNTNYGKNSQALSLYYQAREAPSLAAIDSVLEEITRSERDLLDLRTSETRAAIERSAKLARILSAFGILILVGAIALGALTARALTERGVARAEAAVQRERADGFAAAVAVATAELRDQEARLRQVQKMEAVGQLTGGIAHDFNNMLAVVMGGLELAQRGLAGTVGRAEIRRHIDGAMEGAKRAAALTGQLLTFARETAINPEVMAVDDLLRGMSDLLDRTLGDAITVTIRDHSAGWRLRADRVQLENSLLNLAVNARDAMDGRGTLTITAATASLAEGERECPPGDYLTIAVTDTGCGMAPEVAERVFEPFFTTKPVGKGTGLGLSQIFAFVRQQRGAIAIATAPDSGTTITLYLPRDLSDEVAPPPTQPIHHAPAIATAALEVLVVEDDPRVLAATIGALSELGHNPIPCDDPLVAPAVLAANETIGLIISDVLMPARTGPEMIAALDGRHAHIPVLFVTGYAGELTEGGGFGGHHVLRKPFTLAALERAITAATSADRALALPGVPAE; this is encoded by the coding sequence ATGCTGGCCGTGATGGGCGTGCTGGGCATCGCCGTGCTTTTCGGGCTGATCGTTACGCTGGGCGAGGCGAACCGCCAGCGTGATCGCGCCATCCGCCTGCAATCGCATAGCTATGACATTATGGTGCTGGCGCGGACGCTGGGCGGCACGATCGCCGAATCCGAAGCATCGCTTGGCCGCTTCGTCATCTCCGGCGACAAGCAACTGGGCCGGCTCTATTACGACGAGTGGCAGCTTGCCGGGAAACAGATCGAGCGACTGGCGACGCTGACCCGGCAGAGCGATAGCCAGGCCAGGCGCATGGGGCAGTTGCGGCGCGCCTATGAAGAGCGCGGCAAGGAACTGTCGCTGATCGCGCTCAACACCAATTATGGCAAAAACAGCCAGGCATTGTCGCTTTATTATCAGGCGCGCGAAGCCCCATCGCTGGCGGCGATCGACAGCGTGCTCGAGGAGATCACCCGCAGCGAGCGCGATCTTCTCGATCTGCGCACGAGCGAAACGCGCGCCGCGATCGAGCGATCGGCGAAACTCGCGCGGATATTGTCGGCCTTCGGCATCCTCATCCTGGTCGGCGCGATCGCGCTCGGCGCCCTCACCGCGCGCGCCTTGACCGAGCGCGGCGTCGCCCGCGCGGAGGCCGCCGTCCAGCGTGAGCGGGCGGACGGATTCGCCGCCGCCGTTGCCGTCGCCACCGCAGAGTTGCGCGATCAGGAAGCGCGGCTGCGACAGGTGCAGAAGATGGAAGCCGTGGGCCAGCTCACCGGCGGCATAGCGCACGATTTCAATAATATGCTTGCCGTTGTGATGGGCGGGCTTGAGCTGGCTCAGCGCGGCCTTGCCGGCACCGTCGGCCGCGCGGAGATCCGCCGTCACATCGACGGCGCGATGGAAGGCGCGAAGCGCGCGGCCGCGCTGACCGGCCAGTTGCTCACCTTCGCCCGCGAAACCGCGATCAATCCCGAAGTGATGGCGGTTGATGACTTGCTGCGTGGCATGTCCGACCTGCTCGACCGGACGTTGGGCGACGCGATCACCGTTACGATTCGCGATCACAGCGCGGGATGGCGGCTACGCGCCGATCGCGTTCAGCTCGAGAACAGCCTCCTCAACCTCGCCGTCAACGCACGCGACGCGATGGACGGGCGCGGCACGCTGACGATCACCGCCGCCACCGCGTCGCTGGCGGAGGGCGAACGCGAATGCCCGCCAGGCGATTATCTCACCATCGCGGTCACCGACACCGGCTGCGGCATGGCGCCCGAAGTCGCCGAGCGGGTTTTCGAACCGTTCTTCACCACCAAGCCAGTCGGCAAGGGCACCGGGCTTGGCCTCAGCCAGATATTCGCCTTTGTCCGGCAACAGCGCGGCGCGATCGCGATCGCCACCGCGCCGGATAGCGGCACCACGATCACGCTCTATCTGCCACGCGATCTGAGCGACGAAGTCGCGCCCCCCCCGACCCAGCCCATCCATCACGCGCCCGCCATCGCGACAGCCGCGCTCGAGGTGCTGGTGGTGGAAGACGATCCCCGCGTGCTGGCCGCAACGATCGGCGCGCTCAGCGAATTGGGGCACAACCCGATCCCGTGCGACGATCCGCTGGTCGCACCGGCCGTGCTTGCCGCGAACGAAACCATCGGCCTCATCATTTCCGACGTATTGATGCCGGCGCGCACGGGCCCGGAGATGATCGCCGCGCTCGACGGGCGGCATGCCCATATACCGGTGCTGTTCGTTACTGGTTATGCCGGTGAATTGACAGAGGGCGGCGGTTTCGGCGGCCACCATGTGCTGCGCAAACCGTTCACGCTTGCCGCGCTCGAACGCGCGATTACCGCGGCGACCAGCGCGGATCGCGCACTTGCACTCCCCGGCGTGCCGGCGGAATAG
- a CDS encoding phosphoribosyl-ATP diphosphatase — protein sequence MADDTLDRLEATIRARKDAAAMKSYTASLFFQGRNRIAQKLGEEAIETVIAACSGDDAKIIPEAADLIFHLIVLLADADLSLNDVRRELERREGQSGHDEKAGRPLSFRPE from the coding sequence ATGGCCGACGATACGCTCGACCGCCTTGAGGCGACGATCCGCGCGCGCAAAGACGCCGCGGCAATGAAATCCTATACCGCCAGCCTGTTCTTTCAGGGGCGGAACAGAATCGCGCAAAAACTGGGCGAGGAAGCGATCGAAACCGTGATCGCCGCCTGTTCCGGCGACGATGCGAAGATCATCCCCGAAGCGGCGGACCTGATTTTCCACCTGATCGTCCTGCTCGCCGATGCGGACCTCAGTCTGAACGATGTGCGGCGAGAGCTGGAACGGCGCGAGGGCCAGTCCGGTCACGACGAAAAAGCCGGCCGCCCCCTTTCCTTCCGCCCCGAATAG
- the lptF gene encoding LPS export ABC transporter permease LptF, which translates to MKSIDRYMARLIALPLFSTLVLAAMLLVLDRMLRLFDFVATEGGPVSVVWRMLANLLPEYLGLGIPIGLMLGILLAFRRLATSSELDVMRGVGMSYGRLLRVPYMYAVGLALLNLAIVGYVQPKARYAYEQLRFELRTGALGASIKVGEFTHLGDRTTLRIEQSRDDGRQLSGIFVHTQTPKGDWVGVTAQRGQFLATDDPDVIILRLTSGTLVHNRSDFSTPRVLTFSSHDLPINLPKFEQFRVRSGESLEATLPELASTGRHGQTVQERDASRAEFHFRVAEVASMFLLPLLAVALGVPPKRSTSALGVFLSIVIIVTYHKVNQYAASVGQLGRIDPFFALWVPFLIFAGLVLWMYRTIAFVPGGQPIGALERVAGKAWKAVVRHLPGRRRPAGAPA; encoded by the coding sequence ATGAAATCGATCGACCGCTACATGGCCCGGCTGATCGCGCTGCCGCTGTTCTCCACGCTCGTGCTCGCCGCGATGTTGCTGGTGCTCGACCGCATGTTGCGCCTGTTCGATTTCGTCGCGACCGAAGGCGGCCCAGTTTCGGTGGTGTGGCGGATGCTGGCGAATCTGCTGCCGGAATATCTCGGCCTCGGCATTCCGATCGGGCTGATGCTGGGCATCCTCCTTGCGTTCCGCCGCCTCGCCACCTCTTCGGAGCTGGATGTGATGCGCGGTGTGGGCATGAGCTACGGCCGGCTGCTGCGCGTGCCTTATATGTATGCGGTGGGGCTCGCGTTGCTCAATCTGGCGATCGTCGGCTATGTCCAGCCGAAGGCGCGCTATGCTTATGAGCAACTGCGTTTCGAATTGCGCACCGGCGCGCTCGGCGCCTCGATCAAGGTCGGCGAGTTCACCCATCTCGGCGATCGCACCACGCTGCGCATCGAGCAAAGCCGCGACGATGGACGGCAGCTTTCCGGCATCTTCGTGCATACTCAGACGCCCAAGGGCGATTGGGTCGGCGTGACGGCGCAGCGCGGCCAGTTCCTCGCGACGGATGACCCTGACGTCATCATCCTGCGCCTGACCAGCGGCACGTTGGTGCATAACCGCAGTGATTTCAGCACCCCGCGCGTGCTGACCTTCAGCAGCCACGATCTGCCGATCAACCTGCCGAAATTCGAGCAGTTCCGTGTGCGCAGCGGCGAAAGCCTTGAGGCGACGCTGCCCGAACTCGCCAGCACCGGGCGCCATGGGCAGACGGTGCAGGAGCGCGATGCGAGCCGCGCCGAATTCCATTTCCGCGTCGCCGAAGTGGCGTCGATGTTCCTTCTGCCGCTGCTGGCGGTGGCGCTGGGCGTGCCGCCGAAGCGATCCACCTCGGCGCTGGGGGTATTCCTGTCGATCGTGATCATCGTGACCTATCATAAGGTCAATCAATATGCCGCCTCGGTCGGCCAGCTCGGGCGGATCGATCCGTTCTTCGCGCTCTGGGTGCCGTTCCTGATCTTCGCGGGGCTGGTGCTGTGGATGTATCGCACGATCGCTTTCGTTCCGGGCGGGCAGCCGATCGGCGCGCTGGAACGGGTGGCGGGCAAGGCGTGGAAGGCGGTGGTGCGCCACCTGCCCGGCCGACGACGCCCTGCGGGAGCACCGGCATGA
- a CDS encoding aminotransferase class I/II-fold pyridoxal phosphate-dependent enzyme, with product MSDSGLQSDASPASAPVAAERDLFDKFNPLIAEREALLSSGLRDPFGIVMEEVKSPTVAVIKGRETILLGTYNYMGMTFDPDVIAAGKEAFDKFGTGTNGSRALNGTFHDHMEVEQALREFYGMSGAIVFSTGYQANLGIISAIAGKGEYIILDADSHASIYDGCAMGNAEVVRFRHNSVEDLDKRLGRLPKEPGKLVVLEGVYSMLGDVAPLREMVAVAKKHGAMVLVDEAHSMGFFGPNGRGVYEEQGLEDQVDFVIGTFSKSVGTVGGFCVSNHPKFDILRFVCRPYIFTASLPPAVMASAAVSIRKLMHAHNKRAHLWENTRELHGGLKRLGFRLPTDEPQSAVVAVLLDDQQQAVAMWHALLEAGLYVNVARPPATPAGTFLLRCSVCAEHSSEQITRVIAMFEAAGRATGAIA from the coding sequence ATGAGCGATAGCGGGCTGCAATCCGACGCTTCCCCGGCGAGCGCGCCGGTCGCTGCCGAGCGAGATCTGTTCGACAAGTTCAACCCGCTGATCGCGGAGCGCGAGGCGCTATTGTCGTCTGGCCTTCGCGATCCGTTCGGTATCGTGATGGAGGAGGTGAAATCCCCCACCGTCGCGGTGATCAAGGGCCGCGAGACGATCCTGCTCGGCACCTATAATTATATGGGCATGACGTTCGATCCGGACGTGATCGCCGCCGGCAAGGAAGCGTTCGACAAATTCGGCACCGGCACGAACGGCAGCCGCGCGCTCAACGGCACGTTCCACGATCATATGGAAGTCGAGCAGGCACTGCGCGAATTCTACGGCATGTCCGGCGCGATCGTCTTCTCGACCGGCTATCAGGCCAATCTCGGCATCATCTCCGCGATCGCCGGCAAGGGCGAATATATCATCCTCGATGCCGACAGCCACGCTTCGATCTACGATGGCTGCGCGATGGGCAATGCGGAGGTCGTGCGCTTCCGCCACAATTCGGTCGAGGATCTCGACAAGCGGCTCGGACGCCTGCCCAAAGAGCCGGGGAAGCTGGTGGTGCTCGAAGGCGTCTATTCGATGCTCGGCGACGTCGCGCCGCTAAGGGAGATGGTCGCCGTCGCCAAGAAACATGGCGCGATGGTGCTGGTCGACGAGGCGCATTCGATGGGCTTCTTCGGCCCCAACGGCCGCGGCGTTTACGAGGAACAGGGGCTGGAGGATCAGGTCGATTTCGTGATCGGCACCTTCTCCAAATCGGTCGGCACCGTCGGCGGCTTCTGCGTCTCTAACCATCCGAAGTTCGATATCCTGCGCTTCGTATGTCGGCCTTACATCTTCACCGCGAGCTTGCCGCCGGCAGTGATGGCGAGCGCCGCCGTCTCGATCCGCAAGCTGATGCACGCCCACAACAAGCGCGCGCATCTGTGGGAAAATACGCGTGAATTGCACGGCGGCCTGAAGCGCCTCGGCTTCCGCCTGCCCACGGACGAGCCGCAATCCGCGGTGGTCGCGGTGCTGCTCGACGATCAGCAGCAGGCGGTGGCGATGTGGCACGCGCTGCTGGAGGCGGGGCTATACGTCAACGTCGCGCGCCCGCCTGCCACCCCGGCCGGAACATTCCTGCTGCGCTGCTCGGTTTGCGCGGAGCATAGTAGCGAACAGATCACGCGCGTCATCGCGATGTTCGAGGCGGCCGGCCGCGCAACCGGGGCGATCGCCTGA
- the kynA gene encoding tryptophan 2,3-dioxygenase, with the protein MSYGDYLGLERILDAQHPLSTAHDEMLFIIQHQTSELWMKLAVHELTSAVAAIRADRLPPAFKMLARVARIFEQLNSAWDVLRTMTPSEYTEFRASLGQSSGFQSWQYRAIEFLLGNRNMTTLSVHAHRPEVMAGLEAILAAPSLYDEALMLVARRGIDAGELARDWRTQRGCDPAAIAAWRRIYEAPEKYWDLYELAEKLVDLEDYFRRWRFNHVTTVERIIGLKRGSGGTAGAAYLRKMLEVELFPELWRVRTEL; encoded by the coding sequence ATGTCCTATGGCGATTACCTGGGGCTCGAACGCATCCTTGATGCGCAGCACCCGCTTTCCACCGCGCACGACGAGATGCTGTTCATCATTCAGCATCAAACATCGGAATTATGGATGAAGCTCGCGGTTCATGAACTGACGAGCGCGGTCGCCGCGATCCGCGCGGATCGGTTGCCGCCGGCATTCAAGATGCTGGCGCGGGTCGCGCGGATCTTCGAGCAGCTCAACAGCGCGTGGGATGTGCTGCGCACGATGACGCCGAGCGAATATACCGAGTTCCGCGCCTCGCTCGGCCAGTCGTCCGGCTTCCAGTCCTGGCAATATCGCGCGATCGAGTTCCTGCTCGGCAACCGCAACATGACGACGCTTTCGGTGCACGCCCATCGGCCGGAGGTGATGGCCGGGCTGGAAGCGATCCTTGCCGCCCCGAGCCTCTATGACGAGGCGCTGATGCTGGTCGCGCGGCGCGGGATCGACGCCGGTGAGCTTGCGCGGGACTGGCGGACGCAGCGCGGGTGCGATCCGGCGGCGATCGCGGCGTGGCGGCGTATCTATGAGGCGCCGGAGAAATATTGGGATTTGTACGAGCTGGCCGAAAAGCTGGTCGACCTTGAAGACTATTTCCGGCGCTGGCGATTCAATCACGTCACCACGGTGGAGCGGATCATCGGGCTGAAACGCGGATCGGGCGGCACCGCTGGTGCGGCCTATCTTCGCAAGATGCTGGAGGTGGAGTTGTTCCCGGAACTGTGGCGGGTGCGCACCGAATTGTAG
- a CDS encoding N-acetyltransferase, with translation MASSLTIRPVLTKRDRKTFVDFPFHLYRDDPNWVPPLKGEALGLITPEKNGWYSHAKAQLFLAEEGGRVVGRISAHIDTLALEMPPEQGFGPGTGFWGLMEAEREDIFVALLAAAEAWLREQGTTRVIGPVSQSVWEEPGLLIQGFDHPPTVMMGHARPEYQGWVERASYQPVKQLLTYDLPISEGFPPIVNRIVASGEKNPRIRIRNVDKSKFEDEAAIILAILNDAWSDNWGFIPLTPPEIADVGVKLKPIVFNDLIRIAEVDGKPVAFMMTLPDLNEAIKPLNGNLLPFGWAKLLLWLRKPKARTMRVPLMGVLKELQTSRLASQLAFMMIEFIRRDAVAHYGSTRAEIGWVLDDNQGMRSIADAIQSKVNKVYQIYARDL, from the coding sequence ATGGCATCATCGCTCACCATCCGCCCCGTTCTGACGAAGCGCGATCGCAAGACCTTCGTCGACTTCCCCTTCCACCTCTATCGCGACGACCCGAACTGGGTGCCGCCGCTGAAGGGCGAGGCGCTCGGGCTGATCACGCCCGAGAAGAATGGCTGGTATAGCCATGCGAAGGCACAGCTTTTCCTTGCCGAAGAGGGCGGTCGCGTGGTCGGGCGCATCTCCGCGCATATCGATACGCTGGCGCTGGAAATGCCGCCCGAACAGGGCTTCGGCCCGGGCACCGGCTTCTGGGGGCTGATGGAGGCTGAGCGCGAGGACATATTCGTCGCGCTGCTCGCCGCGGCAGAGGCATGGCTGCGTGAACAGGGTACGACGCGCGTGATCGGTCCCGTCTCGCAATCGGTGTGGGAAGAGCCGGGGCTGTTGATCCAGGGCTTCGATCATCCGCCGACGGTGATGATGGGCCATGCCCGGCCGGAATATCAGGGCTGGGTCGAGCGCGCGAGCTATCAGCCGGTGAAGCAGCTGCTTACTTATGATCTGCCGATCAGCGAGGGTTTCCCCCCGATCGTCAACCGCATCGTCGCGTCCGGCGAGAAGAACCCGCGCATCCGCATCCGCAACGTCGATAAATCGAAATTCGAGGACGAGGCCGCTATCATCCTCGCGATCCTCAATGATGCCTGGTCGGACAATTGGGGTTTCATCCCCCTTACGCCACCCGAGATCGCGGACGTCGGGGTCAAGCTGAAGCCGATCGTGTTCAACGATCTGATCCGCATCGCGGAGGTGGATGGCAAGCCGGTCGCGTTCATGATGACCCTCCCGGATCTCAACGAGGCGATCAAGCCGCTCAACGGCAATCTGCTGCCGTTCGGCTGGGCGAAATTGCTGCTGTGGCTGCGCAAACCGAAGGCGCGGACGATGCGCGTGCCGCTGATGGGCGTACTGAAGGAGCTTCAGACGTCGCGCCTCGCCAGCCAGCTCGCCTTCATGATGATCGAGTTCATCCGTCGCGACGCAGTGGCGCATTACGGCTCCACTCGCGCCGAGATCGGATGGGTGCTGGATGACAATCAGGGGATGCGCTCGATCGCCGATGCGATCCAGAGCAAGGTCAACAAGGTCTATCAGATCTACGCACGGGATTTGTAA
- a CDS encoding HIT domain-containing protein: MAVDATQPYDDQNIFAKILRDEIPSRRVYEDEFALAFHDIAPWSPTHILVIPKGKYVSWDDFTARAPDSEITGFIRAIGKVARDQGLVAPGYRLLANTGLDSHAEVPHLHVHILAGRPLGPMLVQNDSRR; the protein is encoded by the coding sequence ATGGCCGTCGACGCCACCCAGCCCTATGACGACCAGAATATCTTCGCGAAAATCCTGCGCGACGAAATTCCCTCGCGTCGTGTTTATGAGGATGAGTTCGCGCTCGCCTTTCACGATATCGCGCCGTGGTCGCCAACGCATATCCTTGTGATCCCCAAGGGGAAATACGTCTCCTGGGATGATTTCACCGCCAGGGCGCCGGATAGCGAAATCACCGGTTTCATCCGCGCCATCGGCAAGGTGGCGCGCGATCAGGGCCTGGTCGCGCCGGGTTATCGCCTGCTGGCCAATACCGGGCTCGATTCGCATGCGGAGGTGCCGCACCTTCACGTCCACATCCTCGCCGGCCGGCCGCTCGGGCCGATGCTGGTGCAGAACGACAGCCGTCGCTGA